The Salminus brasiliensis chromosome 4, fSalBra1.hap2, whole genome shotgun sequence nucleotide sequence CACCTTCCTACTGCGACACCTCCATCTTGTCTCCTGTCACTGTGCACATGCAACTGCGCCGCCCCACTGACCAGGAAGTGAGCGAGCCCATGGAGTTCAGATACTTGCCTGATGATAAAGGTAGGACTTACCTTCTTCCAAATCTACACAAAATGTCCTATCCTCAAGTTGTTCCCTCGCTCaacatttgtttatttcatttaGATCCTTATGGTTGTCAAGAGAAGAAGCGGAAAATAGACAGTCTAATGAAGTCCTTCTCCAGCTTTCCTTCTGGATCTATGAGCTCTATGAACAGAACAAAAGCAGTGACCCAGAGAATTAAAACTGGTAAGAAACTGCCTTTTTGATTGGCCTTTTTGATTGGCTTAAAGATCGGCTCTCAGCACTGTGTATGTATACTCTCACACCTATTAACATTTATCTTCCACAGAACCATCAGATTTATATAGAAAGTTCTCCATGAGACCAAGTCAACACAGCATGGTCAACAACACTTATCAGGCCCACCCCATGATGCCATCAACTTCAGCATCACCAGCTCCAGCAACATTCAACCCAGTTCAGTGGCCCAATTCACTTCACTTGAACACAGCAAGAAGCAGCCCTGGGCCCAGTAATGGGGCTGGCATGCAACAGATCAACCCAGTTAACCCAGTTCCCACCCTCAACACCACAGGTGACGGAGGAAGCAGCCTACCCTTACTGAGTTCAATGGACCTAGATATTCTTAGCCCCCTTGACCCCAGCCAGCCTCGGCAGGAGCAACAAGACCAGAGTGTTCAGCAGCCAACTTACAGGAAAGAACCGATGCCTGCTGGAGAAGCCATGTGGTGCAATTATGATCCCCAAGGAGCTCCAGGGACGCAGAATGGGGCACCAGGCACAGGTGGGATGATGGGGATGGGCTACTTGTACACAGACAGCCAGGACGGGAGTGAGATTCTACAGAGCCTGGTGGGCCCTCAGACAGGTCTGCATTTAAAACAAGAGCCTCAAAGCCAGAGCAACCTGACCATGCTATTACCTGCCAGCTCAGCCACTTCTGACTGCACACAGGCCTTTCCCATGTATAACTATCCCTTAATTAATGGCAGTCCCCAGGAGGCCATGAGGCAGGCGGCCAACAGTGGAATGAACGGGCCagtgcaaataaacacacaaaccccATCCTACCCCATGAGTCACGAACTGAACTGGCCCTACTATCCTCAGTAACAACACACTGCAGTTCAGTAAAGAGCAGTACAATGGATTGTAAATTCAGTACTGCATTAAACATGAGGAGCACAATATGTAGGCTATTATTTTGCTGTTTTGGGattgaaaaacaaaaactataATTTCTGCTGTGAATATGGGCTACAGTTAATGCTTTgtaggttattatttttttcatttccttAACATCAGATGAGCTCATTTAAGAATGAGGGACCAATTACTGTAAGACACcactgttatttttaaaaggCAGCATGATTTTGATAAACATTTATGTacataaatgtacataaaaaATTATGTACATGTAAATTTGAAGGTCATATTTGGGAATTCTGGAAAAGCTTTCTCATGTGTGGCAAAGTAATTCTGTTCTCTGGAACTTGCAGGGATCTTTGATCTCTGCGTAATGGCTATGTCATGTTAAACAAATGTTCCATTGAAAGTTCTCAAAATACTGTGTTTAAAGAAAATGGTTTCATACACAAGGCCTGTCCAGAATAACTGAAGTTATGTCATGCATTTAGATGATGtttcatattttttatgttttgttataTTCAATATTCACTGGAAAAGATAGTAAAGATATACATTAAGATTTGTTTTGCTTGTTACAATTTCACTTGTACCACAATCACTGTTTTCTCAGTTGtactttttgtttattgttaatGCATTGTTACCTTTTATGAATGTTTGGTATTTTTATACAATAAAATGACCTTTAAATGAAAATTCATTGTCTTTTGTTTCCTAGATGTTTAGATTGCTACATTCATATTCCCAATGCTTGTGTGATCGTTGTCCAACCTCTTTTAGTCCACACAGACCATAAGACCACCACGTGTTTCATTGCTTCCTCTGTGGCACAAGAATGGCATTGCAACATCCCACTATTACATACACACCTAATAACCATACCATTAAAACCACAGGCAGATGGAGTGAATAACATAGATTATTATGTTTCAATGGAGTCTGCATAGGGATCTGAGAGACTTTAACAAGGGCCGAATTGCGCCGGCttgacaactgggtcagagcatctcaaaAATGTCTTCTTAAAAAAGCATCTCAAAAAAGCAGATCAGAGTGCCCAGGCTTACCCCATACAATGGGCACATTAGCATCAGAAGAAGATGGCTTGGTCTGGTGGATCACGTTTTCTTTTACATCATTGGACAGCCTGGTGCGTGCATCGTTTACCTGCAGAAAAGATGGCATCAGGATAAAAAGAAGGCAAGCTGGCGGAGGCAGCATGATGCGCTCTGAAATGCTCTGCTTGAAAACCTTGAGTCCTGGCATTACTTTGTTTCGTACCCCCTGCTTTAACATGGTTGCTGACCATGCTGAAGTACACTCCTTCATGGCAATGGTATTACATCATACCAATAACCAAGCTGGGATATGTGAAAGAAACAATTTTCATTGTACTGCCACACCACAAAACGCATTTAGGAATCGTTTAAGGAGCATGGCAAAGGCATCAAGGTGTTGACTTGGCCTCCAAATTCTTTAGATCTAAATTTGATCAAGTATTTGACCTAACAAGTGCTGAACAAACAAGtctgatccatggaggccctaccGTGCAACAGATAGGGCAcaaaggatctactgctaacgtCTCTGCAGGTCAGAACTGTTTTTAGGGCACAAGGGAGACCtatacaatattaggcaggtggttttgcTCTCATGCCTGATGTGTCTTCTTGATTAATAAAGTATAATTTGTCAAATCTAAAAAGGCATATTTGAAATCCTGTTTGGCTTTGCCTATTCCAACAACTAAGGCATGTCTAATGCTATGTAGCATTGCaccataaaatacatttttttgagGTCAGTTACACCATCACTTTTGCAATACTGGACTGTTTGTCATATGACAATTTTAAAGCAACCCGAGTGCATTTtcctttcactttctcttttgAGTGATATTTATATAGCATTCTGAGCACTTTCAAAACGtagaaaaacatatatatatatatatatatatatataaagaagacTCTATGAAATGCTGTATGTGAAGTCTGAACCACTGACGCTCACTTTAAATGTTACTGCTGAATGTTTACTTTTAGGGGAAAAGTACTGAGAATATATAACTATACTTAAGTGAaagtatgattttttttgtgtgaagaATTTTCTCAATGAAAAGTGGAAGTATAGAGCCAAACATATACTTGACTGAAAGTAAAACATATTTACTATTCAACTATCTACTACTATCTAACTACAAACTCAAGtatatgaaataaaaatacatagtCAACAGATAAAAGTTGCAATTATAGAATCAGAACATccttttattaatgtatttacttactcactagtgtgtataGGTGTGTTCATGCATGGGTTCATGAGGGGCCAAATTCCATCTTTTCAATGGTCACAAATGGTGACTATagttttcttgtcttgtcttgtcattatttatttagcattaaATGAACTTAAATGCTGGCCATGGGCTCATCACACTGTACATAACCTCAACTAGTGAGTCTGCcttcttttagctccttttaaagcatttattcagtatttgaaATTCTTGTGAATTTGGTTGCCCCAGCACTCGCATCGCTATCCTCcattttttgctcttttttttccagacaAAAGTAGTTACTCCCTTTCCATTCCGCCTTGCActgtgggataatagtgtccatcaTAACCACAATCAAATATATTACGTATAATATTTATAAGTGGCATTTCTGCGTTGAATTCACTGAGAAATCACTTGTTATTTTAGATTTACTGAGATATGCCTAAATTAAATATTCGTAATTGCAGCTGTACGTTGACTACACTGAATGTGTTCTACTTATGTTTTTTACATGTAATATTAAGCCAATAAACTCTCAACTGTGAGACCAACAGCAGGGTTAAACACTTAACCAATGAGTAAGAAAGAGGCACACACAAGAGAATGCATGCTGGGGGAAAGACAACATGAAAGGATgagtaaaacaagtaaaacacTATGCAAAAACATGATACCTAGAGccaatgagtgtgtgtgtgggggggaggggggtaaaaAGCTCCAGTGGAAGTAATGAGTAATGTAAAGGTCTGAACTAAAATGTAACAGGTACAATTTGTATTCTTTGGAATTGCAATTTAGTAAAAGTTGTCAATTTCATCAATACTGGAGTAAATGTACAATGTTTATgtacaatgtttaaaaataatgctcaaataaaacaacacacaatGTGAATTATTAGACAAAATTCTGAATTATGATCTAAAAAACACCCCAAATCTATTCTTatttagtgttagtgtttagTGGCACTGCTTTCTTAACAACAGCTTTTCACATTATTCGACATATAAGAAACATTGTGAGAGGAATGAGTAGCATGCCTGCCCTGGAACCTTGCCAGGGCAAAAACATAGTCCCAGTCATTTCAAGTGTGAATAGCATGAAAAGCTTGTCCGCCCTGGAAACATGCCAGGGCATAAAGACTGACAATCAGCAAAATCAGTTcccatctatatatatatatacatacatgacTTTCTTAGTATACCAGATATATTTATTACCTCAGAAAATATTAGTACTAAGAAAATTGTGAATTTTATGAATGTGTGCGCTTGGCCATTTCCAAATCTTTTagttattattcagtaccttGCTTGGCTCAGGTTAGATCAGGTGTACTGCTGGTGGGATTGGATTAACAAgcgttttacttttttttttttactgtattcatgtttgctgtgtttattctaaatcTCTTTAACCTTGGATAACCTAGTTCTCTAATTCTGTTTTACATGGATTACCTAATGAAGGATTGCTCACCAGGCCAGTGGGGCCAATGCCCAGGGGTCTCTGCCTGTAAAGGACTTTGGGGGCCTATGGGAGCATAATAGTTGAATAATTTAATTTGATACATGAACATTTCTAAATGACATAACATAAACatttaacattaatatataGTCATTGAATGTATTCGAATgactaaataaatgaaaaagtgATGTGAGTACCCCTCACGTTTTGCACAATTATTGGCTCATAAGTTGTCATTACTGCAATTCAAATAGGATGTTTTGTGTGCTGCATTTACTACAGTGTGTATAGTTTTACTTCTGCTTTTGCAATAATGGAAAAAGAAGCTTGAAAAAGGGggaacagaggaaaacagtCAAATTCATGATTCAAGTTTGTCTTTAAATGAACAAATCTTGATGTATGGCTATTTTACAGTATCAACGTTTCATCTGTTTGTtttcaaaacaaaaatgaaacacATTCGTTGACTCAGAATGTACACGGCCTGGTCGTAAGAGCACCAGGTCATTAATCACAAGGTTATGAGTTTCATACCTACGTCTTCTGCTTCGGCTGCTGTGGCTGTTGGCCCCTGAGCAAGGTACTTAACCCTTTCTGTTCAGTGGGTAAAGAGAacgttggggggggggggtgtgatcTAGCTATTACAGAGGCGGGCTTGAAACTGAAAGGTTGTCAGTTTgatcccctggactggcaggaCGTGGCAGCAGGGGAGTTAAGGAACAGTGCTTTCAACAATCAAACAGGCTGCAAGCCTTGAATGTCTAAATGAGCTGATATTTGCACATCAGAGCGAGTAACAGAAGTAGAAGCTGTATTGTGGCTGACTTGTAGCATCATTGTAtatgaatactgtacagtactgtgcaaatacCAGGCACCAAAGTAAACTGTTTTAAAAGATTTAGTTTGGACAGGATCATGATCTCCCACATATTAATGATGGGAGGAGAATTATTAATGACAGAGGTGCTCCTTGAGCACTGAGGTGCCTACTTCgctaagagtgtgtgtttactgccagAGATAGGGGATTGAATTATGTATGTGTTATTGTCATGACTTTGGGGGCCTCCGTAACTGCTTGATCGCACAGCCCTCGCAAGATCATGATCCTGTCCaaactaaatgtttttaaactgtTTACTTTGGTGCCTGgtatttgcacagtactgtacagtattcataTACAAGGATGCTACAAGTCAGCCACAATACGGCTTCTACTTCTGCTAGTCGCTCTGATGTGCAAATATCAGCTCATTTAGACATTCAAGGCTTGCAGCCTGTTTGATTGTTCTTTAATGACACACCATCCGCAGAGCCTCAGAAACAGGATCTGGCATGTTGTCTTGCAGACTCCTGAGTTGCAGATTTGAATATGTGGTTTTGCGAATCCCAATCTCAAAGGGCAATGTACGCTTTTACACTTCACATTTTTTCAAAAGAATCATCAGGAAAGAGAAAGCTTCATGTTTAAAGTGACCCTGTAAACTAAAGTGAACCATGACTTTTAATGGCATAGAATGCTTTGACACATCAAGGTGATACCGGTTTGAGCAGTGTGTGCAGAGTAAGCAGTGTTACTCATAATATTGTTCTCATTGAGGATATAACGTAGTGAATTACATGATGCAAGAGATACACTGCTTCTGTGTAATGTGGTGCTTTTTTAGCCTCCGTGAATCAGAAAGACCGAGAGGTCTTTTCCCTTTAAAGACGTCAATACTTGAGAATTCAGGACACACGCTGCAACACACTCCCTTTTTACGCCTTATCAAGAAGACTTCGGCTTAAAATCGTAGCTTCCTGTCTGTAGCATAGCAAACCACGAAACAGCAAACAATCAGGCATGTGCAGTTCATaaacagaaagagggagattaGCCGAAAGGCGCTCTGCTGACGAAGACGTCACTATGGGATTTTCTTTACTTGGCCTTTGTCTACAAGAAATAGTTGATAAGCCAAACCGAATGTGACGTTGGTTTTAATTAGAGCCGTCAGTGGAAGCAATGTCACCAGAATAAGGTAAGAGGTTGGCTTGATCTGAGGTTTCTTTGAAAGAATTCATGAGGCTTTAGGTCAAGATGAAGCTTCTGATAAAAGATCATTAGTTTCTAATCAAGGCTCCTGGGCTAGGAGAGAGGACGGTTGCGGAACAAGGACTCAACTGGTGCCTTGCTCTCCAGTATGTTTTCTGTTGTGCATGAGGAAAAGCACAAATCTGACATTTCACAAGGTGCAGGAGCACAAAAAGTAATTTCACTGTGATTTCACTGTGACAAAGGAACACTGCAGGAGTTGTAAATAGGAAGATTGCCAGGGCAAGAACATCATCTCAATCAAATCTATCTGTTCCAGTCAAGCTCCTCCTATGTGCTTCGTcactagcacacacacacacacacataccaaagCACACACTAGTTCATGATGGATCTCGAAAACCTGCTTGTTGTGTGCTTTGGGCCACTCCAGGAGAATGAGGAAGTAAGGAGATCATGTTACAACTCATGCAGGTTACAATCATACTGTGCATGAGTAGCCTTTAGTCAGCACAGAGAGCTTATGTGTTAGGGTATAGCTGTCCAATCAAATCCAACATGCTAATTACCTCACACCTAAGACATATAATAGGCAGTCTGATTGGTCAAAACATTTAACTCTGGCCAAGATTGGACTCTGGTCTAGTAACCGTACAGAGAACAGTGAACTGCAGTGTTCTGCACATGCCATTATTTACTTCTCGATTGCAACAGACTTTGAAGTTCACTTTTCTTGTAAAGACAAGTGAGCTCTGAGAGGCTTATAGTGCTCTGGTAATAGTTTTCTCTTGTCCAAAAAGACAGTTGGTGGAAAATAATCTTCCTGAAGCTCAGTCTAATTACATACTTGCTGTCTGTTTGGCTGAAATGCTTACCTCATACAGTGAATCTCAGATTTCAGTGCTCAGGGAAAATCCCCATATTTCACAGGTGACTCTGACTGCAGACACATGCCTGTTTCTGTGCCAGCTCTGCCAGATCATTTGCAGCACATTGCTTGTTTATTGATTCTGACATCAAGTTTGGAAAGTCAAGCACCAGTTTTAACAGTTAATGTGAAAATATGAGAACATCTACAGGAAGTCTTCTGCAGGAAAcctatatatggatatatatgcTAATGCCCATTGTAGAGCACAATTTCAACAAATTTGCTCAGTTTATcatattggaaaaaaaaacattacaaaaattGTGACATATACTTTGTACAAGCCTTCTTACAGtttgttaaattaagcaaagcATTTGTGCATTGTAATTAGGAATGTTGTTTTCTGTAGATCCAAATTTCTGAAATAGGAGTTAAGGGATTCCTGGGGGGTTTGTGGGCCAATACTTATTTACACATAAGCCAAGGGAAATATGCTTTGAAGTAAGTCATAAAATCCCTATGCCTATTATTCTGTAATCAACTATAGTGAACTAACTTTCAAGAACAATTCAGACAAACAAAGCACTAGCAAGCTTCATTATTATCTCGGCAGAAGGATACAATTATAAAAGGTTCtcccattaaccccttaaatagcCTATGGACTGCTTAGTCTATGGAAAGTGTCATTATATTAACGTCTATTGCCAAAGAATAGccacaccagtttgtacagtagAGTCCCTGTAATTACTAAATTACACACCCTATATAgtatgtaataagccttgctgtatTAAGGGGTTACATAAATAGAACGGTACATAGACTAAGATTTGAACTGTTtataaaatgcatcagtaggAAGTTTGAGAATTGAACCCTTTGACACAGAAAGGCggattacacactaaggtgtgttattcagtaactacaggaactGTGCAAACTGGtagggctgttctttggtaacagaaggtTGTAATAGCACTTGTGGCCTGCCAGCgagccataggctgtttaaggggttaataaaatGTGATTTTATCAGGGATCCCCAAACCAACTGTACTGTTACTGTCACATCAAAAATTCAATTTTGTCtggttattcatttatttttacaccaTATGCCATAATGAATGCCAGTCATctacattgtatcagaattatTATATGAGAATGTCCCAAATTACTTGAGGTAAAATCTCTTTACATGAAGATGCATTGAAACTAGGACTGGTTTTCTTTCCCATTTGAATTTGCCCCTTATGAGACACAAGTTTATGTGACAGCAGTGATGATAGAGAGAACTGATAGTAAGCAAATTCAGTTAAATACATGCCACCAGCTGTTAACATTTACAGATAGATTGTATCCACATTTCATAGATGAATGTACAAGGAGTTAACTGTAATCTGTGATATTCATACTGCAAAACCACATGTAcagatatgtatatgtataaacacACAATACATCAATATTTATATTCCGTGTAGTCTGTAAGGCATTGAAGAATGATGGAATTTTGTGTGTTTGaggggttttttttattattattgtagaaTGACTATAAAAGTGTGGAATATCAGCTTCAATGTATATATTGGTATATATAGTGAGCCATGTAAGAAATAAAGTAGACAAATTAGGTAAAAGCATCTCTATAAGTTACTCAACAACTGCCAGAGCCCTGTGGTCCATAGACCACATCAAAAGACACTGGAAATTGTCCCTGGTGATGTTCCAACAGTAAAGCCTTGGAATGCACACTCAGTGATGATCAGTTGAAGAACACTTTCTGGTCCTGCTTCACCATCATGTTTTCAGGTCACTACTGAACCGAGTCAAGTCCATTCAGTCAGTCCTTACCAGCACCACTGTTCACAGATATGTTGGTGCAGCAGTCCGTACTTTCACTTCACGTGAAactgtagaacagtgtgttGTCAAACTGTACAAAGAACACCAAACCTGTTGAAGCCATGAAAATAAAAAGCAGATCAAATTGTACATGGAATCTTTACAATCCAAGCTTTTATGTGCTAGACAGAGGCTGAAGGGTAGatatatttaaaaccagtacCAGATTTGCTTTGGAATTTACAGTATAAAAGTTccctttcattttttattttcagttttttagtTTATCAGTGTTTCTAGTTGATCTGGCATCGGGTCGGAGTTTATCCTTTTATTTCAACCCAGTTTCCATCATGTGAATGTGAGCTGggtgtttttttaaaggaatattTTAATCTAAGCAGAAGAAAGTGGAAAATCAGTCTGTGACACCTACCTTTTACCTACCTAATCTCTTCCAGAACAGGTGAATGGACAATATTTTTGAGAAATTATTAGATTTAGAAATCATGTCAAATGTTACTTTTGAGCTCTCAAATTGTGGAATTTCATTTTGtgatcttttttattattccttTCAAAAATAAACTTAAACATATTAAAGATAACTTGGCACCTATTTTTCATCACTTATTTGTTGCTTGTTGTGACAGGAAAAGCCCACTGGCAGCGCCCCCTCTGTTTCACTTTGTTTCATGTCAGATGGTATCTCACATGCAATCCTCTGATTTGAGAAAGTGTGCCCTCTGCACCTGCTGACAACAGTGGTCAAGCCATATGTGCGTCAGAGCCCGTGGATGGGGGAGGCTCAGTGGGAGCAAGAGGGTGTGAACGCAGCTTGAAAATGTCACTGCAAGCCCCAAGCCCAACAAAACCACAACATTTGATCATACCAAACAACATGTTCTACATCCATGTCCGTCACTAAGGACCCTAGACCCACACACTGTCATCTTAAAAGTCCTTTCTGCCGCTGCTTGTGACACCAGGAGGATGGGGATGAAAGCTGTACTCTAGCTGGACCAGACTCTAAACAAAATAACCTAGTATTGCACCCACTCTCTGTCCAGGTCACACACTTCACTTCTGCTTTTCATCTGAGCACAATTTCAGAGGGGAACCACAATAACAAGTACACCTGCCTTACTCCTCCTTCATCTGCTTACCACATACCCTTTAGCTCCTTTAACTGTATAATATAGTATCAAAAATGAATATAGTATGAACACTTTCCATGAGCAGGATACTCACATCACACTGTAGTCTACTGCTAAAAAGAGAGCCACTTTTTCTTACACATGCCTGTATAtacatatctatatctatacacCTATATAACTGTTTAAGATGCTGTATAGTTTATCAGGCATTGACACTTGTGAACTACtaccattgtttttctgtttttcttcgcAACTGTCATGGAAAGGGGGCGTGGAAAATGAAACGTCGTATGACATTGGTCTCAGCAGAAAGAGCATGCCCTCTGCTGGATGAAAACTGTCATTACCAGAGGTGTATTTCCTACATTACATGCAGGAATCTTCTAGCTACATTTATTGAGTTAGCTGACGCTCTAGACACACTTTGTAATAATTCTAGAGCATTATAAATACCTTATCACTGGTTATTTCTGTCATCCGTGTCATTAGAAATGGGACAATCATATTTGTAtgttattatttgtatattatatttagacattaaaggtaaaggtgcacgtatttgtcactgtacaatgtacactgtacagcgaaatgtgtcctccgcatttaacccatctggtagtgaacacacactcactcacacactcacacacgtgttaggggcagtgagtacacacacacacccagagcggtgggcagccaactccagcgcccggggagcagagagggtaaagggccttgctcaagggcccaacagtggcagcttgccgagcccgggaatcgaacccacaaccctgttatcgatatcccggcgctctaaccgctgagccaccactgcccctattattattattattattattattattattattattattattataataataataataataattataatattcacCAATAAATCACTTTCAAATTACCACCAGGGGGTCTAGATGGACAAAGCAtaacccccctcctcctcccatcCTCCCACTATCGGTCCAATCGCACCGAACCACAGTCCAAATGCGTCAGAGTGGACTAAACCCAAGACGAACCGTAGCTCTTCTCGGTAGAGCTGCTTATGGTTCGCGCTAAAGACGAGGTTCTGACGCTGTAGTGACACGTGGGCGTGTTTGATCTTCTCCCTGTGAGCTCTGACTTAGATCACAGAGTTTCAGTTTTAAAACGAGGCTCACGCGCGCATGACATTGATCAGACCTTCGAAATACAAATCGATCCTTCTATTAATATTGAGTCACTCCGCTTGACGTCCACAGTAACAGTAAACCACAGTAACGCTTGTTCTAGGGTGGCTAAAGCATTaactaatcttgcttaaaatgttaaagATAAACTCTTCACCATACATACATTTGCGTGCCAATGTATGTGCATATGAAAAGTTCAACAACACCCCTAACAACTGGTAACTGCTTTGGGTTTGAGTTGCAGGCAGTGGACTGCAGATCATTTTACTGGTGGTTTTGCCCAATGGCCCTCACGATCTCCTAACCtaatattatttatcatttaaaagTTGTGGATAGACTTCAGAACAGCAGCTCATGTAGATTGTTTAAGAATCTGTAAGAACTAGAATACTTTTTCAAAAGTATGAATGGGCAAAACATATCCCTAACAAAAATTAACAGACAAAAAGgaagggggtgttactaagtactgaccatgcaggacTGCTCAAAActttaaaaacttaaaaagtaatattaaatacatatttcacTATATTACACTGCTTTCAAGCATCAGTAGCCAATTGAATGAGCTAATGATCCCAAAATATTCAGCTTCTTCACAATGTGAACTCTGATATGCAAGCACTAGTCATTTAAAATAAGTTCTAAATTTCACTGGTAATCAGTGCATATTATGTCTAGTGTTTGAAAAAAGATGAACAGCTGCCTTTCGGACTAACTGAGGCCCAGCCGGAGCTCCCTGACAGGCAGAAAAATAAGTCATTACAATACTTTAATCACAAAAGCATAAATAATCTTCTCTATGTAATGAAAAGATACTACATGTGTACTTTTAGTATTATTTCTTaactaaaaaaaatccaggatgTAACCAGTTTCTTGGTATGCATTACAAAAACATCCCTATGCCAATGGATCAGGAGATACCTGCACATCTCTAAAAATAAAGTCGCAAGATTCCTGGTTGACCCCAAGGGACACATATAAAGAGAAAACAGGATACGGCACCGAAGAACAAACCCCTGGAGCACCTCACATGTAAAATCCTATCACAGATAGACACTGGAATATCAGATGAAGACGTAAAAATACTatgattaaaaacataaatgtcTGCACTAAGATGAAGCAGTAGCTACATGAAGACCTCTCTGGAGAATGTCACTTTTGGCTCCAAACTAGTAGAGTCTTCTTTATCATCATTGCCAAAATCTAAAGATATAAAATGCACCACATTAGCATAATTAGCAGGCCACATTcactgatgaagatgaggaacGCTAGCCAGTTTAATGCAATCAGGAATACACTCCAAAGCTAGAGGGGGATTGGGGGAAAAGTGACAGGAGATACCTTACAGAAGACCACAGGTAAGAAATGGCAAACTATTTAGAATGAATTCATCTTATCTGTGTTACTTGTACCTGTGGGAGCAAatgaagcgagagagagagagagagagagagagagagagagagaga carries:
- the rel gene encoding proto-oncogene c-Rel isoform X1, yielding MDAPFPTLNMGEPCVQIFEQPKQRGMRFRYKCEGRSAGSIPGERSSDNNRTYPSIQILNNCGKGKVCVSLVTKNEPYRPHPHDLVGKDCKDGYYEAEFGPERRVIAFQNLGIQCVRRREVRDAIMQRVNRGINPFNVSREQLLQTEEYDLNVVRLCFQVFLQDETGRYSIVLPPVISNPIYDNRAPNTAELRICRVNKNSGSVKGGDEIFLLCDKVQKDDIEVRFFTQTWEARGSFSQADVHRQVAIVFRTPSYCDTSILSPVTVHMQLRRPTDQEVSEPMEFRYLPDDKDPYGCQEKKRKIDSLMKSFSSFPSGSMSSMNRTKAVTQRIKTEPSDLYRKFSMRPSQHSMVNNTYQAHPMMPSTSASPAPATFNPVQWPNSLHLNTARSSPGPSNGAGMQQINPVNPVPTLNTTGDGGSSLPLLSSMDLDILSPLDPSQPRQEQQDQSVQQPTYRKEPMPAGEAMWCNYDPQGAPGTQNGAPGTGGMMGMGYLYTDSQDGSEILQSLVGPQTGLHLKQEPQSQSNLTMLLPASSATSDCTQAFPMYNYPLINGSPQEAMRQAANSGMNGPVQINTQTPSYPMSHELNWPYYPQ
- the rel gene encoding proto-oncogene c-Rel isoform X2 gives rise to the protein MDVGEPCVQIFEQPKQRGMRFRYKCEGRSAGSIPGERSSDNNRTYPSIQILNNCGKGKVCVSLVTKNEPYRPHPHDLVGKDCKDGYYEAEFGPERRVIAFQNLGIQCVRRREVRDAIMQRVNRGINPFNVSREQLLQTEEYDLNVVRLCFQVFLQDETGRYSIVLPPVISNPIYDNRAPNTAELRICRVNKNSGSVKGGDEIFLLCDKVQKDDIEVRFFTQTWEARGSFSQADVHRQVAIVFRTPSYCDTSILSPVTVHMQLRRPTDQEVSEPMEFRYLPDDKDPYGCQEKKRKIDSLMKSFSSFPSGSMSSMNRTKAVTQRIKTEPSDLYRKFSMRPSQHSMVNNTYQAHPMMPSTSASPAPATFNPVQWPNSLHLNTARSSPGPSNGAGMQQINPVNPVPTLNTTGDGGSSLPLLSSMDLDILSPLDPSQPRQEQQDQSVQQPTYRKEPMPAGEAMWCNYDPQGAPGTQNGAPGTGGMMGMGYLYTDSQDGSEILQSLVGPQTGLHLKQEPQSQSNLTMLLPASSATSDCTQAFPMYNYPLINGSPQEAMRQAANSGMNGPVQINTQTPSYPMSHELNWPYYPQ